A genomic window from Algoriphagus sp. Y33 includes:
- a CDS encoding DNA alkylation repair protein — protein MKEVIERLVKIENGFKPIEYEAKKIVVSKSISDSMKLAVELLENDFYQVRSLAVFLLGYISSKDPVALQILRTKVSNDKSWQVQEILAKSFDQYCMDTGYEKSLPVIKDWLSDKIPNVCRAVTEGLRIWTGRPFFKTNPQVAIQLISQHKAHESEYLRRSVGNSLRDISKKHKVLVDNEILTWDLSNKLILFTYKFVTKSK, from the coding sequence ATGAAAGAGGTTATTGAGAGATTAGTAAAAATAGAAAATGGATTCAAACCGATAGAATATGAAGCAAAAAAAATAGTTGTTTCAAAATCAATTTCAGACTCAATGAAATTAGCGGTTGAATTGTTGGAAAACGATTTTTATCAGGTTCGCAGTTTAGCAGTCTTTTTATTGGGATACATATCGTCTAAAGATCCGGTAGCATTGCAGATTCTAAGGACTAAAGTGAGCAATGATAAAAGCTGGCAAGTTCAAGAGATACTTGCAAAATCATTTGACCAATATTGCATGGATACAGGATATGAAAAATCATTACCTGTCATTAAGGATTGGTTAAGCGACAAAATTCCTAATGTTTGTCGTGCTGTAACAGAGGGATTAAGGATTTGGACAGGCCGTCCATTCTTTAAGACTAATCCTCAAGTAGCGATACAACTGATAAGTCAGCATAAAGCGCACGAGAGCGAGTATCTAAGAAGATCTGTTGGAAACTCTCTTCGGGATATTTCTAAAAAACATAAAGTGCTTGTTGATAATGAAATATTAACATGGGATTTATCCAATAAACTGATTCTGTTTACATATAAATTTGTGACAAAATCTAAATAA
- a CDS encoding beta/gamma crystallin-related protein: protein MPIGNDRISSIKVESGYFGYFYRDTGFRGPRLVLFPGNYSYVADWNDKISSMEIFEHDAKIFPLISFYEHADFGGLKQNLAGLGEVVSYNFPYYEK, encoded by the coding sequence ATTCCAATCGGAAATGACCGGATAAGTTCTATCAAGGTGGAGTCTGGTTATTTTGGCTATTTCTACCGTGACACAGGATTTCGGGGACCTAGATTGGTTTTGTTTCCCGGTAATTATAGCTATGTAGCAGACTGGAATGACAAAATCAGTTCTATGGAGATTTTTGAACATGATGCCAAGATATTTCCTTTGATCAGTTTTTATGAGCATGCCGATTTCGGAGGGTTAAAGCAAAACCTGGCAGGGTTGGGGGAGGTAGTCAGCTATAATTTTCCTTATTATGAAAAATGA
- a CDS encoding NAD(P)/FAD-dependent oxidoreductase — MKKEFNLQLSPKEAYDFAVFQEVVLRKAGLPADSTDAVARQVKRSIDARGRNVKVNVQAELFFKETPPPLLDHRPEYKNVSKKDPLIIVGAGPAGLFAALRAIELGVRPVVIERGKDVKSRRRDLAAINKEHSVNPDSNYCFGEGGAGTYSDGKLYTRSKKRGDIRRIMEILVAHGATEEILVDAHPHIGTNKLPKLVEDLRESIRQFGGEVLFETRVEDFILEGDEIKGVVTQNGDKITGIGVILATGHSARDIFQLLHKKGITIEAKPFALGVRIEHSQNLIDSIQYHCGLDRGPYLPASAYSLVHQTEFKNKQRGVFSFCMCPGGFIVPAATAPGELVVNGMSPSRRDGKFANSGIVASVELEDIPEYQKFGPLAAMHFQADIEKKAWVAGGKTQAAPAQRMVDFVEKKVSSTLLDTSYQPGLNSAEMREVLPDFISERLAVAFKAFGQKMKGYYTNDSQLIGLESRTSSPVRIPRDRESFEHIQIKRLYPCGEGAGYAGGIVSAAMDGERCAERLIEAYVK; from the coding sequence ATGAAGAAAGAATTCAACTTACAATTGAGCCCAAAAGAGGCTTATGATTTTGCCGTTTTCCAGGAAGTAGTACTAAGAAAGGCAGGGCTTCCCGCAGATTCTACTGATGCTGTTGCCCGACAGGTAAAACGTTCCATCGATGCCAGAGGTAGAAATGTAAAAGTGAATGTACAGGCAGAGCTATTTTTCAAGGAAACTCCTCCGCCTCTTTTGGATCACCGGCCGGAATATAAAAATGTAAGTAAGAAAGATCCTCTCATTATTGTAGGAGCAGGGCCCGCAGGACTATTTGCAGCACTTCGTGCGATAGAGCTGGGAGTGAGACCCGTAGTAATAGAGCGAGGGAAAGATGTCAAATCCCGTAGGCGTGATCTGGCAGCTATCAATAAAGAACATAGTGTAAATCCCGATTCAAATTATTGTTTTGGTGAGGGCGGGGCAGGGACTTATTCAGATGGGAAACTATACACCAGATCCAAAAAGCGTGGAGATATCCGGAGGATAATGGAAATTTTAGTAGCGCATGGTGCTACCGAGGAAATTCTGGTGGATGCGCATCCACATATTGGCACAAACAAACTCCCAAAACTTGTGGAGGATCTGAGGGAAAGTATACGTCAATTTGGAGGTGAAGTCTTGTTTGAAACCCGTGTGGAAGATTTTATTCTGGAGGGAGATGAAATAAAAGGCGTTGTAACCCAAAATGGAGACAAAATCACAGGAATAGGAGTGATACTGGCTACAGGGCATTCGGCAAGGGATATTTTTCAGCTATTACACAAGAAGGGGATTACTATTGAAGCGAAACCTTTTGCTCTTGGAGTAAGGATAGAACACAGTCAGAATCTTATAGACAGTATTCAATACCATTGCGGATTGGATCGGGGTCCATACCTTCCGGCTTCAGCTTATTCTCTCGTTCACCAGACTGAATTCAAAAATAAACAAAGAGGAGTTTTTAGCTTCTGTATGTGCCCCGGTGGGTTTATTGTGCCGGCAGCCACAGCCCCCGGTGAATTGGTGGTGAATGGGATGAGCCCAAGCCGTCGGGATGGAAAATTTGCCAATTCAGGAATAGTGGCTTCGGTGGAATTAGAGGATATACCCGAATACCAAAAGTTTGGGCCATTGGCAGCAATGCACTTTCAGGCAGATATAGAGAAAAAAGCATGGGTGGCTGGAGGTAAAACCCAAGCGGCTCCTGCACAGCGTATGGTGGATTTTGTAGAGAAGAAAGTGAGTTCGACATTGCTTGATACCTCGTACCAACCCGGATTGAATTCAGCAGAAATGAGGGAGGTGTTACCGGATTTTATTTCCGAGCGTTTGGCAGTGGCATTCAAGGCTTTTGGCCAAAAAATGAAGGGCTATTACACCAATGATTCTCAGTTGATCGGGCTAGAGAGCAGAACTTCCTCGCCTGTACGCATTCCCCGGGATAGGGAATCGTTTGAGCATATCCAGATCAAGAGGTTATATCCCTGCGGTGAAGGAGCAGGCTATGCAGGAGGAATAGTGTCTGCCGCTATGGATGGGGAGAGATGTGCTGAGCGGCTGATTGAGGCCTATGTGAAGTGA
- a CDS encoding MBOAT family protein, with amino-acid sequence MLFNSLDFAVFLPIVFILYWFIFKNSLKSQNLLIVAASYFFYGWWDWRFLALIAFSTLVDYIIGILLDKVEAPFQRKSLLVMSLLVNIGFLGFFKYYNFFLDNFNTAFTVMGMPIKANSLSIILPVGISFYTFQTMSYSIDVYRKKLRATRDLVAFSAFVSFFPQLVAGPIERATNLLPQFFEGRKFDYLQAKDGLRQILWGLFKKVVIADNCAGFANTIFNNSSDYEGSTLLLGAVLFAFQIYGDFSGYSDIAIGTSRLFGFSLMQNFAFPYFSRDMAEFWRRWHISLSTWFRDYVYIPLGGSKGSKGQQIRNIFIIFLISGFWHGANWTFIVWGALNAVYFIPLFLFGKNRQHLDTVAPQNKYPCLRELFAMLGTFTLTVFSWIFFRAENMSHALSYIGGIFSKKLFELPDFSLFPGAITLLILIVGFLLVEWRGRAGHYGISGMQAIPSKAYRWSTYLLIILIIDIFGNTSEEIEFIYFQF; translated from the coding sequence ATGCTTTTCAATTCACTTGACTTTGCTGTTTTTTTACCGATAGTCTTTATCCTATATTGGTTTATTTTTAAAAATAGCCTGAAGTCGCAAAATCTCCTGATTGTAGCAGCAAGCTACTTTTTTTATGGCTGGTGGGATTGGAGGTTTTTAGCATTGATAGCTTTCAGTACTTTGGTTGATTATATAATAGGGATACTGTTAGACAAAGTTGAAGCGCCCTTCCAACGAAAAAGCCTGTTGGTTATGAGCCTGCTGGTGAATATTGGTTTTCTGGGTTTTTTCAAGTACTACAATTTCTTCCTTGATAATTTTAATACTGCTTTTACAGTTATGGGCATGCCTATAAAAGCCAATTCCCTCTCTATTATTTTGCCTGTTGGAATTAGTTTTTACACTTTTCAAACTATGAGTTATTCTATAGATGTGTATAGAAAAAAACTGCGGGCGACTAGGGATTTGGTGGCCTTCTCAGCTTTCGTCAGTTTTTTCCCCCAGCTTGTAGCCGGGCCAATAGAGCGGGCAACCAATTTGCTTCCCCAGTTTTTCGAAGGGAGAAAGTTTGATTATTTACAGGCGAAGGACGGATTGCGACAGATTCTATGGGGATTGTTCAAGAAAGTTGTCATCGCGGATAATTGTGCAGGGTTTGCAAATACAATATTCAATAACTCTTCAGACTATGAAGGCAGTACCTTGCTGCTTGGAGCTGTACTTTTTGCATTTCAGATTTATGGGGATTTTTCGGGTTATTCTGATATTGCCATAGGAACATCACGCTTATTCGGATTCAGTTTAATGCAGAATTTTGCGTTCCCTTATTTCTCCAGAGATATGGCAGAATTTTGGCGCCGGTGGCATATTTCACTTTCTACCTGGTTTAGAGATTATGTATATATTCCATTGGGTGGCAGTAAAGGAAGTAAAGGGCAACAGATAAGAAATATTTTCATCATATTCTTGATCAGTGGATTTTGGCATGGTGCCAATTGGACTTTTATAGTTTGGGGAGCACTGAATGCCGTTTATTTTATCCCTTTGTTTTTGTTTGGGAAGAACAGACAACATCTCGATACCGTAGCTCCACAAAATAAATATCCCTGCCTCAGAGAATTATTTGCTATGCTGGGCACTTTTACATTAACCGTATTTTCTTGGATATTTTTCAGGGCTGAGAACATGAGCCATGCACTGAGCTACATTGGTGGAATTTTCTCGAAAAAGTTATTTGAACTTCCTGACTTCTCCCTATTTCCCGGAGCGATCACCTTATTGATATTGATAGTTGGATTTCTTTTGGTAGAATGGAGAGGCAGGGCTGGTCACTATGGGATTTCGGGAATGCAAGCAATACCCAGTAAAGCATACAGATGGTCTACTTATTTGTTGATTATCTTGATCATCGATATATTCGGGAATACTTCCGAAGAAATCGAATTTATTTATTTTCAATTTTGA
- a CDS encoding nucleoside-diphosphate sugar epimerase/dehydratase codes for MRFFTKLTILPRWVIAFIDALILFSSASFAFMVRFNFEWQEIKANDFTSAGAVFMIVGLLVLQSTNSQEGIIRHTGFRDGVNILKSITINFALFFVLLVFRGNILHERFILPTSVLIIASVFSLILLIFYRLLVKELFAYFKNGDSVKSYKNGVIFGAGEAGIIAREAIKQDSKSLFNTIAFLDDDPYKEGKHILGHRIYRGLGDLEKLAKQFGITELIIAVRDLSVTRKNEIIDECLRLKISVSIIPPVDQWINGGLTAGAIREVKIEDLLSREQIILDNPRIQQDLQGKVILVTGAAGSIGSELCRQISHYEPKLLILFDIAESALYNMEQEFKENYPFCAIKAVLGDVRSKKKVKEVFRTLKPQVVFHAAAYKHVPMMENYPEEAIHSNVLGTKILADISVLAKVDKFVFVSTDKAVNPTNVMGASKRAAEMYVQALNEYLCENHKNHYTKFITTRFGNVLGSSGSVIPIFQKQIANGGPLTVTHPEITRYFMTIPEACQLVLEAGIMGEGGEIYVFDMGEPLKILDLAHKMIQLSGKKVDKDIKVIFVGLREGEKLYEELLNDFETVKITHHPKIKITQVLPSCYRKINGQIEVFMELVSKDCEKALVSHLKVIVPEFISNSSRFGVLDRLN; via the coding sequence ATGCGTTTCTTTACAAAGCTTACAATACTTCCAAGATGGGTAATTGCGTTCATAGATGCGTTGATTTTATTTTCTTCTGCATCTTTCGCCTTTATGGTCAGGTTTAATTTTGAATGGCAGGAAATAAAAGCCAACGATTTTACTTCTGCCGGCGCTGTTTTTATGATCGTGGGCCTATTAGTCCTGCAAAGTACCAATAGTCAGGAAGGGATCATCCGCCACACCGGATTTAGGGACGGAGTGAATATATTAAAATCCATTACTATCAACTTTGCGCTGTTTTTTGTTTTGCTTGTGTTTCGGGGGAATATTTTACACGAACGGTTTATTCTGCCTACTTCTGTATTGATTATAGCAAGTGTGTTTTCCCTGATTTTATTGATTTTTTATAGGTTATTGGTTAAGGAGCTGTTTGCCTATTTCAAAAATGGAGATTCGGTAAAATCCTATAAAAACGGTGTCATCTTTGGCGCAGGTGAAGCAGGTATTATTGCCAGAGAGGCAATCAAGCAAGACAGTAAAAGTCTTTTTAATACGATAGCTTTCCTGGATGATGACCCATATAAAGAGGGGAAACATATTCTTGGCCACCGGATCTACAGAGGATTGGGGGATCTGGAGAAGTTGGCCAAACAGTTTGGGATTACAGAATTGATTATCGCAGTGAGAGATCTTTCGGTAACCCGAAAAAATGAAATCATTGACGAATGTCTTCGCTTGAAAATTTCTGTTTCCATAATTCCTCCCGTAGATCAATGGATTAATGGGGGATTGACAGCCGGAGCAATAAGAGAAGTTAAGATTGAGGATTTGCTTAGCCGCGAGCAGATTATCCTGGATAATCCTAGAATTCAACAGGATCTACAGGGAAAAGTAATCCTGGTAACGGGAGCAGCAGGTTCTATCGGTTCTGAGCTTTGCAGGCAAATTAGTCATTATGAGCCTAAGCTGCTTATTCTGTTTGATATTGCTGAATCGGCATTGTATAATATGGAGCAGGAGTTTAAGGAAAACTATCCCTTCTGCGCTATAAAAGCAGTGTTGGGGGATGTAAGAAGTAAAAAGAAGGTAAAGGAAGTCTTTAGGACTTTGAAACCTCAGGTAGTGTTCCATGCAGCAGCCTATAAGCATGTTCCTATGATGGAAAATTATCCCGAAGAAGCCATTCATTCGAATGTACTTGGTACTAAAATACTGGCGGATATTTCTGTATTGGCCAAGGTAGATAAATTTGTTTTTGTCTCCACCGATAAAGCTGTCAACCCCACAAATGTGATGGGAGCGAGCAAAAGAGCTGCGGAAATGTACGTTCAGGCTCTTAATGAATATTTGTGCGAAAATCACAAAAACCACTATACCAAATTCATTACCACCCGATTTGGGAATGTGTTGGGATCGAGTGGATCGGTTATACCTATATTCCAAAAGCAGATAGCCAATGGAGGGCCACTAACGGTGACTCACCCCGAAATTACCCGCTATTTTATGACAATTCCTGAGGCATGCCAGTTGGTACTGGAAGCAGGAATCATGGGTGAGGGGGGAGAGATCTATGTATTCGATATGGGAGAACCGTTAAAAATTCTCGATCTGGCACATAAAATGATTCAGCTTTCCGGAAAAAAAGTAGATAAAGATATAAAAGTAATTTTTGTAGGTTTGAGAGAAGGAGAGAAGCTTTATGAAGAACTGTTGAATGACTTTGAAACGGTTAAAATCACCCATCATCCCAAAATCAAAATCACTCAGGTTCTGCCATCTTGTTATCGCAAAATCAATGGACAGATTGAGGTTTTTATGGAATTGGTAAGCAAAGATTGCGAAAAGGCGTTGGTGTCGCACCTGAAAGTAATCGTGCCTGAATTTATCTCCAACTCATCTAGATTTGGTGTTCTGGACAGACTTAATTGA
- a CDS encoding DUF6443 domain-containing protein, with product MRKAYITSLLIWISLGAWSQNLPNTTSSSTASSPQTLTIPSIPSSANLNVVREYFFNVPVLLLLGSPTKEQAQIKTSYFDGLGRPIQDVYYQLSPTGKDLVKPYVFDTFKREKYGLGIYPSTTATGKINLTPGTAYTSRLSTIYTSEGNYFTRIQYENSPNNKVIKTSAPGNSWSGSNKGVSVSERLNASNENIRRFELVAGQTESTYLGLYPSNELVVERTVDEDGKISEIFTNFLGQKILSRVATVSNPGTGFSDWLWTYFIYDHKGRLAYSLLPEGARLCNNAGNWNIESSTVAGHYFKYFYDSRDRIYQKKIPGAGIEEYVYDHLGRTVMLRNGQHKTAGEWMVYKYNDFDQIGTVGRVYSSTARSSYQASVDSNMDYIKNLTLNSTDQSNIYGSYSFGGTLQTFNTSFNSNFGTVPKPSKAIHGKLTGKRSKIDGTGSYLTEAYFYDDRGNLIQKKAINHQGGTDWTTMEYDFAGNLIKSYHVQNNPSAGTHSVINLLKTYSYDHANRLVSITQKVNSQPVQTIATYTYDELGQLITKNWNGLQTVNYRYNPRGWLTHINDANLSQSGDTFGMQIFYDFGYSSSNLNGNVSGIQWKSSRDNVKRNYGFNYDRVNRLTRAHYVAYGTAWNLESDRYSLSSISYDRNGNILALNRRGKTANPNTFGVIDQLAYTYSGNRLTKIEDIISSTLGFNDFKNGSNTTTEYEYNNAGSLTKDLNKGITSITYNFNNLPRVIQFGSASNQITNVYDAEGKKLYTTVVTNGVSKTTHYIGDFIYEGNTIQSFSHEEGRTAWNSTSGNFMDEYFHKDHLGNIRQVIRAPVTDGFIATMEESVSEQEEREYSQLPETRILDHRHNKTPGGNQVAWLNADRGRLLGPARVQETQEGDSLNLAVDVIFDRKNKGGLFPFVALKDGTAPQFSNQLLESVESLSHAQQISPLLALNIAGLILRDIDNRKTPESYLMYALYDQDSVLYEQGKVMVSNSAANEHEQLRKSLYVSKNGYLETFVVNETDQNIYFDNLMVQSTSPIIVQENQYYPFGMTIAGLDYSYENNSNRYLYNGKERQSDLGLNLYDYGARMYDPAIGRWSVVDPMADSYQAYSPYNYTLNNPIKFTDPNGMWVDGPNGGFFTDDPREISDFMGSQQRNEGNDKTYEGGTLPEHSVNAPRAFDGVLGRAADKWRDNNLGYSTYGKRASEGLGYQTQWSQDFKVFVGVGYGMINNMLFASLGTLGYLDDAYGTYSAAKGVLNTSEIHFMQSSIKNTTGNFTVLGNAEALANGSLNPNVLRMNVWKDASGKVWTLDHRRLGAFKLSGLEQAPIQWANPSSQMWKMTTTNGGTSIKLKLGGGNSMIIK from the coding sequence ATGAGAAAGGCATACATAACTTCATTGTTGATCTGGATCTCTTTAGGAGCTTGGAGTCAGAATCTTCCAAATACAACTTCTTCTTCAACAGCAAGCAGTCCCCAGACACTTACCATTCCTTCTATCCCATCTTCTGCCAATTTAAATGTGGTTAGGGAATATTTTTTTAACGTGCCTGTTCTTTTGCTGCTGGGTAGTCCAACAAAAGAACAGGCACAAATAAAAACCAGCTATTTTGACGGATTGGGGAGACCAATACAGGATGTGTATTATCAATTATCACCGACTGGTAAAGACCTGGTAAAACCCTATGTCTTTGACACTTTCAAAAGAGAAAAGTATGGCTTGGGGATTTATCCTTCCACCACTGCCACAGGGAAGATCAACCTAACTCCGGGGACTGCCTACACATCCCGGCTATCCACAATTTATACTTCTGAAGGCAACTATTTTACGCGTATTCAGTATGAAAATTCCCCCAACAATAAAGTAATTAAAACCTCAGCTCCAGGGAATAGTTGGTCAGGATCAAATAAAGGCGTCAGTGTTTCGGAAAGGCTGAATGCTTCCAATGAAAACATACGCAGATTTGAATTGGTGGCTGGTCAGACTGAATCCACCTATTTAGGCCTTTATCCAAGCAACGAATTAGTGGTGGAGCGTACTGTGGATGAAGATGGGAAAATATCTGAGATTTTCACGAATTTTCTCGGGCAAAAGATTCTATCTAGGGTGGCCACGGTAAGCAATCCGGGAACAGGATTTTCGGATTGGCTTTGGACATACTTTATATACGACCATAAAGGCCGCCTTGCGTACAGTTTATTACCGGAAGGGGCTAGATTGTGTAACAATGCAGGAAATTGGAATATAGAGTCCAGCACTGTAGCAGGTCATTACTTCAAGTACTTCTATGATTCGAGAGACAGGATCTATCAAAAGAAAATACCGGGGGCAGGGATTGAAGAATATGTTTATGACCACTTGGGCAGAACTGTGATGTTGAGAAACGGCCAGCATAAGACTGCCGGCGAATGGATGGTGTATAAATATAATGATTTTGATCAGATAGGGACTGTAGGAAGGGTTTATAGCAGTACGGCAAGGTCTTCTTATCAAGCCTCTGTCGATTCAAATATGGATTATATCAAAAATCTAACCCTGAACTCTACTGATCAAAGCAATATTTATGGATCATACTCCTTTGGGGGCACATTACAGACCTTCAATACTTCCTTTAACTCCAATTTTGGTACGGTTCCCAAGCCATCTAAAGCTATCCATGGAAAGCTGACGGGGAAAAGATCGAAAATCGACGGAACGGGATCTTATTTGACGGAAGCTTATTTTTATGATGACAGGGGAAATCTGATTCAAAAGAAAGCAATTAACCATCAAGGTGGTACAGACTGGACCACAATGGAATATGATTTTGCAGGAAACTTAATCAAGAGTTACCATGTGCAGAACAATCCTTCTGCCGGCACCCATTCGGTCATCAACCTTCTGAAAACCTATTCCTATGACCATGCAAACCGCCTTGTATCCATCACCCAGAAAGTGAATTCCCAACCTGTACAAACAATAGCGACTTATACCTATGACGAACTGGGGCAATTGATAACAAAAAACTGGAATGGGCTGCAGACAGTGAACTACAGATACAACCCGAGAGGATGGCTGACACATATCAATGATGCCAACCTTTCCCAGTCAGGGGACACTTTTGGGATGCAGATTTTTTATGATTTCGGGTATTCCAGCTCCAACCTGAACGGGAACGTATCCGGAATCCAATGGAAGAGTAGCAGGGATAACGTTAAAAGAAATTATGGGTTTAATTATGATAGGGTTAACAGGCTGACAAGAGCTCATTATGTGGCATACGGAACAGCATGGAACCTGGAGTCAGACAGGTATTCCCTTTCCTCCATATCCTATGATAGGAACGGAAATATTCTTGCCTTGAACAGGCGGGGGAAAACAGCTAACCCCAATACTTTTGGTGTGATTGACCAGTTGGCCTACACCTATTCCGGCAACAGATTGACGAAGATTGAGGACATTATAAGCAGTACATTAGGCTTCAATGACTTTAAGAACGGTTCAAACACCACAACTGAGTATGAATACAACAATGCAGGGTCTCTTACCAAAGACTTAAACAAGGGAATAACAAGCATCACTTACAATTTCAACAATCTCCCCCGGGTGATCCAATTTGGAAGTGCGTCGAACCAAATCACAAACGTTTATGATGCAGAGGGAAAAAAATTATATACTACAGTCGTGACCAACGGAGTATCAAAGACAACCCACTACATCGGAGATTTCATTTATGAAGGCAACACGATCCAGTCATTCTCCCATGAAGAAGGCAGAACAGCTTGGAATTCCACTTCTGGAAATTTTATGGACGAGTACTTTCACAAAGACCACTTGGGGAATATTCGGCAGGTAATCCGGGCACCGGTTACCGACGGCTTTATTGCAACCATGGAAGAATCAGTGTCAGAACAGGAAGAACGGGAATACTCCCAACTGCCAGAAACAAGGATCCTGGACCATAGGCATAACAAGACACCTGGGGGCAATCAGGTTGCCTGGTTAAATGCAGACAGAGGCCGGCTGCTGGGACCGGCAAGGGTTCAGGAGACGCAGGAAGGGGACAGTCTGAATCTGGCAGTGGATGTAATATTTGACAGGAAAAACAAAGGTGGGCTGTTTCCATTCGTCGCTCTGAAGGATGGCACAGCGCCCCAGTTTTCCAATCAGCTACTTGAGTCCGTAGAATCACTATCTCACGCACAGCAAATCAGCCCTCTTTTGGCTTTAAATATAGCCGGTCTCATCCTGAGAGACATTGATAATAGAAAAACGCCGGAAAGCTACCTAATGTATGCGCTGTATGACCAGGACAGCGTGCTGTATGAGCAGGGTAAGGTGATGGTCAGCAATTCCGCAGCAAATGAGCATGAACAACTGCGCAAATCTCTATATGTCAGCAAAAATGGATATCTTGAAACGTTTGTTGTCAATGAAACCGACCAGAATATCTATTTTGACAACCTGATGGTTCAAAGCACCTCTCCTATTATAGTCCAGGAAAACCAGTATTATCCTTTTGGGATGACTATCGCAGGGTTGGATTATAGTTATGAAAACAATAGCAATAGGTATCTCTACAACGGGAAGGAGCGGCAGAGTGACTTGGGCCTTAATTTGTATGATTATGGGGCCAGGATGTATGATCCGGCTATTGGGAGGTGGAGTGTGGTGGATCCGATGGCGGATTCATATCAGGCATATAGTCCATACAACTACACATTGAACAACCCCATAAAATTCACTGATCCTAATGGGATGTGGGTTGATGGACCTAATGGAGGTTTTTTTACAGATGACCCAAGGGAGATAAGTGATTTTATGGGTAGTCAACAAAGAAATGAGGGCAACGATAAAACATATGAAGGCGGTACTTTACCTGAGCATAGCGTAAATGCCCCCAGAGCATTTGATGGGGTATTGGGAAGAGCTGCGGACAAGTGGAGGGATAATAATCTCGGGTATTCTACCTATGGAAAAAGAGCCAGTGAGGGTTTAGGCTACCAAACGCAGTGGTCACAGGATTTCAAAGTGTTTGTGGGTGTTGGATATGGCATGATAAACAATATGCTATTCGCATCACTTGGAACCCTGGGCTATTTAGATGATGCCTATGGCACATATTCAGCCGCTAAGGGGGTACTCAATACAAGTGAAATTCATTTTATGCAGAGTAGTATTAAAAATACAACAGGAAATTTCACTGTTCTTGGAAATGCAGAAGCGTTGGCAAATGGTAGTTTGAACCCAAATGTACTTAGAATGAATGTTTGGAAAGATGCAAGTGGTAAAGTTTGGACACTTGACCATAGGCGACTTGGAGCTTTTAAATTATCAGGGTTAGAGCAAGCACCAATTCAATGGGCAAATCCAAGTAGTCAAATGTGGAAAATGACAACAACAAATGGTGGTACATCAATTAAACTCAAACTTGGTGGTGGTAATAGTATGATTATAAAATAA
- a CDS encoding TNT domain-containing protein, whose protein sequence is MTKYPANAAISGTAERVFLRPGQVIDRYGSLGGKWFSQPGVSYGARSIPPGQAPYMQFRVLKPFEVNRSLASPGMFSGQTGFGIQFQSPVGANILIKRGIIAPF, encoded by the coding sequence GTGACCAAGTATCCAGCCAATGCGGCAATCTCAGGAACAGCCGAAAGAGTCTTTTTAAGACCAGGTCAAGTAATCGACCGATACGGTTCTTTGGGCGGTAAATGGTTTTCACAACCTGGTGTCTCTTATGGTGCAAGATCAATACCACCTGGCCAAGCTCCTTACATGCAATTTAGAGTGCTCAAGCCTTTTGAAGTAAATCGATCACTGGCATCTCCAGGTATGTTTAGTGGTCAAACTGGATTTGGCATTCAGTTCCAATCACCCGTTGGAGCTAATATCTTGATTAAAAGAGGAATAATTGCTCCATTTTAA